A portion of the Meleagris gallopavo isolate NT-WF06-2002-E0010 breed Aviagen turkey brand Nicholas breeding stock chromosome 16, Turkey_5.1, whole genome shotgun sequence genome contains these proteins:
- the ANTKMT gene encoding LOW QUALITY PROTEIN: adenine nucleotide translocase lysine N-methyltransferase (The sequence of the model RefSeq protein was modified relative to this genomic sequence to represent the inferred CDS: inserted 1 base in 1 codon), with product MDAEALDELAGQLQGEALGGRGLLQLAATTGLAAYAVWAAVLMPGFRRVPLHLQVPYVPSSAQQVANVMGLLRGRTGKTADLGSXDGRLVIEAYKQGLRPAVGYELNPWLLWLARYRARRAGYEGKVSFLKQDLWKANLSDCYNVIVFLAPSVKPPLAAKLLAELPDEARVVAGRFPFPSWTPSSTIGQGLEQAWAYDMKEVRRVARSCTEGCAH from the exons ATGGACGCGGAGGCGCTGGACGAGCTGGCGGGGCAGCTGCAGGGGGAGGCCCTGGGGGGCCgtgggctgctgcagctggcgGCCACCACCGGCCTGGCTGCCTATGCTGTGTGGGCTGCCGTGCTCATGCCTGGCTTCCGCCGGGTGCCGCTGCACCTGCAG GTGCCATACGTGCCATCCAGCGCCCAGCAAGTGGCCAACGTGATGGGACTGCTGCGAGGCCGCACGGGGAAGACGGCGGATCTGGGTT GGGACGGCCGGCTC GTGATTGAAGCTTACAAGCAAGGACTCCGGCCGGCTGTTGGCTACGAGCTCAACCCCTGGCTGCTGTGGCTTGCCAGGTACCGGGCCCGCAGGGCTGGATACGAGGGGAAGGTTTCCTTCCTGAAGCAGGATCTGTGGAAG GCGAATCTTTCCGATTGCTACAACGTGATTGTGTTCCTGGCTCCCAGCGTG AAACCCCCCCTGGCTGCCAAACTCCTGGCAGAACTCCCTGATGAGGCACGTGTGGTGGCTGGGcgcttccccttcccttcctggACCCCAAGCAGCACCATTGGGCAGGGGCTGGAACAAGCCTGGGCCTATGACATGAAGGAGGTTCGGCGTGTGGCACGGAGCTGCACAGAGGGATGTGCACACtga